One window of Saccharopolyspora phatthalungensis genomic DNA carries:
- a CDS encoding SDR family NAD(P)-dependent oxidoreductase — translation MSTSSAARWAVVTGASSGIGAATARQLAAAGFHVVLGARRLDRLTALAEEIGATALPLDITDPDSVAAFVAQVPECHVLINNAGGAKGMAKIAEAEEDDWRWMWETNVLGTLRVTKALLPKLAASGNGHVVTVTSVAASEVYDNGAGYTSAKHAQGALHRTLRGEHLGEPVRFTEIAPGAVETEFSEVRFGGDKERAAAVYRGITPLTGDDVADVITFVVTRPAHVNLDYIVIKPRDQHSATRMHRK, via the coding sequence GTGAGCACAAGTTCTGCAGCCCGCTGGGCCGTGGTCACCGGGGCGAGTTCCGGTATCGGCGCGGCCACCGCGCGCCAACTCGCCGCCGCCGGTTTCCACGTGGTGCTGGGTGCCCGGCGGCTCGACCGACTGACGGCACTCGCCGAGGAGATCGGCGCAACCGCGCTGCCCCTGGACATCACCGATCCGGATTCGGTGGCGGCGTTCGTCGCGCAGGTTCCGGAATGCCATGTGCTGATCAACAACGCCGGCGGCGCGAAGGGAATGGCCAAGATCGCTGAGGCCGAGGAGGACGACTGGCGCTGGATGTGGGAGACCAACGTGCTCGGCACGCTGCGGGTCACCAAGGCGCTGCTGCCCAAACTGGCCGCCTCCGGCAACGGGCATGTGGTGACCGTGACCTCGGTGGCCGCCTCGGAGGTCTACGACAACGGCGCCGGCTACACCTCGGCGAAACACGCCCAGGGGGCGCTGCACCGCACGCTGCGGGGCGAGCACCTGGGCGAGCCGGTGCGGTTCACCGAAATCGCGCCGGGCGCGGTGGAGACGGAGTTCTCCGAGGTCCGCTTCGGCGGCGACAAGGAGCGCGCGGCGGCGGTGTACCGCGGCATTACCCCGCTGACCGGCGACGACGTCGCGGACGTCATCACTTTCGTGGTGACCCGCCCCGCCCACGTGAACCTGGACTACATCGTCATCAAACCCCGCGACCAGCACTCCGCGACCCGCATGCACCGCAAATAA
- a CDS encoding L,D-transpeptidase, translating into MSGSKLRSRWAALAGAVAVVLLISGCGSSAMQERKPTDPVAVVSFEPGDNSGEVNPVGAVRATVERGRFDSIALTNADGKQVAGELAQDGKSWHATEALGYGRSYLWSGQATGEDGKTVPVHGQFSTLKPEKTIRATINPSDNAEVGIAMPISLKFDKPVQDKAAIQRALTVQTSVPVEGAWAWLSDRQADWRPKEYWPAHTHVSVQAKLYGQSYGDGAYGLADLSTEFDIGRAQIVKAAVGTHRMVVLRDGKQVASYAASYGEEYDPGRNTPNGTFIIMEKNPVEIMDNPRYGYHDVRKTWASRFSNHGEFIHENQENAAALGKINNSHGCINLSAADAKAYYDSALLGDPVEVTGSASTMPPHFDVYDWLLTWDQWTQKSAV; encoded by the coding sequence GTGAGTGGTTCCAAGCTGCGGTCCCGGTGGGCTGCGCTGGCGGGAGCTGTTGCGGTCGTGCTGCTGATTTCGGGCTGCGGCTCGTCCGCGATGCAGGAGCGAAAGCCCACCGATCCGGTCGCCGTGGTGTCCTTCGAGCCCGGTGACAATTCCGGCGAGGTAAATCCCGTGGGTGCGGTCCGGGCCACCGTGGAGCGCGGCAGGTTCGACAGCATCGCGCTGACCAACGCCGACGGTAAGCAGGTAGCCGGTGAATTGGCGCAGGACGGCAAGAGTTGGCACGCCACCGAGGCACTCGGCTACGGCAGGAGCTACCTCTGGTCCGGCCAGGCCACCGGCGAGGACGGCAAGACGGTGCCGGTGCATGGCCAGTTCAGCACGCTGAAGCCGGAGAAGACGATCCGCGCCACGATCAACCCGTCGGACAATGCCGAGGTCGGCATCGCCATGCCGATCAGCCTGAAATTCGACAAGCCGGTCCAGGACAAGGCCGCGATCCAGCGGGCGCTGACCGTGCAGACCTCGGTGCCCGTCGAAGGCGCCTGGGCGTGGCTGTCGGACCGGCAGGCCGACTGGCGGCCGAAGGAGTACTGGCCGGCGCACACCCACGTCAGCGTCCAGGCCAAGCTCTACGGCCAGTCCTACGGCGACGGTGCTTACGGGCTGGCGGACCTGAGCACCGAGTTCGACATCGGCCGGGCGCAGATCGTGAAGGCGGCCGTGGGCACCCACCGAATGGTCGTGCTGCGCGACGGCAAGCAGGTGGCCAGCTATGCGGCGAGCTACGGCGAGGAGTACGACCCGGGCCGCAACACCCCGAACGGCACGTTCATCATCATGGAGAAGAACCCGGTCGAGATCATGGATAACCCCAGGTACGGCTACCACGACGTGCGCAAGACCTGGGCATCGCGGTTCTCCAACCATGGCGAGTTCATCCACGAGAACCAGGAGAACGCCGCGGCCCTAGGTAAGATCAACAACTCGCACGGCTGCATCAACCTCAGCGCCGCGGACGCGAAGGCGTACTACGACAGCGCGCTGCTCGGCGACCCGGTCGAGGTGACCGGCTCGGCCAGCACCATGCCGCCGCACTTCGACGTCTACGACTGGCTCCTCACCTGGGACCAGTGGACCCAGAAATCCGCGGTCTGA
- the mshA gene encoding D-inositol-3-phosphate glycosyltransferase, with translation MTSRTLRMRPRRAAVFSLHTSPLEQPGTGDAGGMNVYIAQTAKRLAEFGTEVEIFTRATSSDIPPIAELAPGVLVRNVFAGPFEGLDKNDLPSQLCAFAAGALRVEARHEPGHYDIVHSHYWLSGQVGWLARERWGVPLVHTAHTLAKVKNANLAVGDSPEPRIRVLGEEQVVAEADMLVANTEFEAADLINRYAADPEAVATIPPGVDLDRFTPGDRAVARADLDLPPDAVVLAFVGRIQPLKAPDVLLRATAKLLARHPDIRDRLVVLVVGGPSGSGLERPRALQELAAQLGIADVVRFVPPRSGAALTNVYRAADIVAVPSYNESFGLVALEAQACGTPVVAAAVGGLPVAVEDGVSGLLVDGHGTAQWADALASMVLDPRFRARLAENAAAHAARFSWERTTEALLDAYARAKMAFHAQLHVQEVTA, from the coding sequence ATGACCTCCAGAACGTTACGCATGCGCCCGCGCCGCGCCGCGGTGTTCTCGTTGCACACTTCCCCGCTGGAGCAGCCCGGTACCGGGGACGCCGGGGGCATGAACGTCTACATCGCGCAGACCGCCAAGCGGCTGGCCGAGTTCGGCACCGAGGTCGAGATCTTCACCAGGGCGACTTCCTCGGACATTCCGCCGATCGCGGAGCTCGCCCCCGGTGTGCTGGTCCGCAACGTCTTCGCGGGCCCCTTCGAGGGCCTCGACAAGAACGATCTGCCGTCGCAGCTGTGCGCCTTCGCCGCCGGTGCGCTGCGGGTCGAAGCCCGCCACGAACCGGGCCACTACGACATCGTGCACTCGCACTACTGGCTTTCCGGGCAGGTCGGCTGGCTCGCGCGGGAGCGCTGGGGCGTCCCGCTGGTGCACACCGCGCACACCCTCGCCAAGGTCAAGAACGCCAACCTCGCCGTCGGCGACAGCCCCGAGCCGAGGATTCGGGTGCTCGGCGAGGAGCAGGTGGTCGCCGAGGCCGACATGCTGGTGGCGAACACCGAGTTCGAGGCCGCCGACCTGATCAACCGCTACGCCGCCGATCCGGAGGCGGTCGCGACGATCCCGCCCGGCGTCGACCTCGACCGCTTCACACCCGGCGATCGGGCGGTCGCCCGAGCCGACCTGGACCTGCCGCCGGACGCCGTCGTGCTCGCCTTCGTCGGCCGGATCCAGCCGCTGAAGGCCCCGGACGTGCTGCTGCGGGCGACTGCGAAACTGCTCGCGCGGCACCCGGACATCCGAGACCGCCTGGTGGTGCTGGTGGTCGGCGGACCGTCCGGCAGCGGGCTGGAACGGCCCCGCGCGCTGCAGGAACTCGCGGCGCAGCTGGGCATCGCCGATGTGGTCCGGTTCGTCCCGCCGCGCAGCGGTGCCGCGCTGACCAACGTCTACCGAGCGGCCGACATCGTGGCGGTACCGAGCTACAACGAGTCCTTCGGACTGGTCGCGTTGGAGGCCCAGGCATGCGGCACACCGGTGGTCGCGGCTGCCGTCGGCGGCTTGCCGGTCGCGGTCGAGGATGGGGTGTCCGGGTTGCTGGTGGACGGGCACGGCACCGCGCAGTGGGCCGACGCGCTCGCTTCGATGGTGCTGGACCCACGATTCCGCGCCCGGTTGGCCGAGAACGCCGCTGCGCACGCCGCACGCTTCTCCTGGGAGCGCACCACCGAGGCGCTGCTCGACGCCTATGCACGGGCCAAGATGGCCTTCCACGCTCAGTTGCACGTCCAGGAGGTGACGGCGTGA
- a CDS encoding YbjN domain-containing protein → MSLDEVIKSTLDSNGLEYVARDAGRFLVTLPGSKKLQTNCWLILAEHALVVEAFVCRQPDEAHEDVYRFLLRRNARLYGVHYTIDGNGDIYLVGRIGLHAVTADELDRVLGQVLEAADGDFNTLLELGFATAIRREWGWRESRGESLVNLQPFRQLVERDGPA, encoded by the coding sequence GTGAGCCTCGACGAGGTCATCAAGTCCACATTGGACTCGAACGGGCTGGAGTACGTCGCCAGGGATGCGGGGCGGTTCCTCGTCACCCTGCCCGGCAGCAAGAAGCTACAGACGAACTGCTGGCTCATCCTCGCCGAGCACGCCCTGGTCGTCGAAGCCTTCGTGTGCCGGCAGCCGGACGAGGCGCACGAGGACGTGTACCGGTTCCTATTGCGCCGCAATGCCCGGCTCTACGGTGTGCACTACACGATCGACGGCAACGGAGACATCTACCTGGTCGGCCGGATCGGCCTGCACGCGGTGACCGCCGACGAGCTCGACCGGGTACTCGGCCAGGTCCTGGAGGCCGCCGACGGCGACTTCAACACCCTGCTGGAGCTCGGCTTCGCCACCGCCATCCGGCGGGAATGGGGTTGGCGCGAGTCCCGCGGCGAGTCCTTGGTCAACCTCCAGCCGTTCCGGCAGCTGGTGGAACGAGACGGTCCGGCCTAA
- a CDS encoding OsmC family protein has translation MTDRNATTQWNGDLKTGSGTVTLDSSNAGQFPVTWASRAQEPNGRTSPEELIAAAHSACYSMQLSGLLTAAGTPPETIDTSAEVGFGPRGDGFAITGIALTVRAKVPGIAPDVFQRTAQKAKEICPVSAALTGTEITLDATLD, from the coding sequence ATGACCGATCGCAACGCCACCACGCAGTGGAACGGAGACCTCAAAACCGGCTCCGGCACCGTCACCCTGGACTCGTCCAACGCGGGCCAGTTCCCGGTCACCTGGGCGTCTCGCGCGCAGGAGCCCAACGGCCGCACCAGTCCCGAGGAACTGATCGCCGCGGCCCACTCGGCTTGCTACTCGATGCAGCTGTCGGGCTTGCTCACCGCGGCAGGCACCCCGCCGGAAACGATCGATACCAGCGCGGAGGTCGGCTTCGGCCCGCGCGGTGACGGCTTCGCCATCACCGGGATCGCGCTCACCGTGCGCGCGAAGGTGCCCGGCATCGCCCCGGATGTCTTCCAGCGGACGGCGCAGAAGGCGAAGGAGATCTGCCCGGTCTCGGCGGCCCTCACCGGCACCGAGATCACGCTCGACGCCACGCTGGACTGA
- a CDS encoding phosphoglyceromutase — protein MTATLVLLRHGESTWNAKNLFTGWVDVPLSEKGEAEAKRGGELLRENEVLPDVLHTSLLRRAISTANIALDVADRHWIPVRRDWRLNERHYGALQGKNKKQTLETYGEEQFMLWRRSYDTPPPEIELGSEFSQDSDPRYADLGDDTPRTECLKDVVARLLPYWESAILPDLRSGRTVLVAAHGNSLRALVKHLDGISDSDIAGLNIPTGIPLRYDLDADFKPTNPGGTYLDPEAAATAAAAVANQGR, from the coding sequence ATGACTGCGACCCTGGTGCTGCTGCGGCATGGTGAGAGCACGTGGAACGCCAAGAACCTGTTCACCGGCTGGGTGGACGTACCGCTGTCGGAGAAAGGTGAGGCCGAGGCCAAGCGCGGCGGCGAACTGCTGCGCGAGAACGAGGTGCTGCCGGATGTGCTGCACACCTCGCTGCTGCGGCGAGCCATCTCCACGGCGAACATCGCCCTCGACGTCGCGGACCGGCACTGGATTCCGGTCCGCCGCGACTGGCGGCTCAACGAGCGCCACTACGGCGCGCTGCAGGGCAAGAACAAGAAGCAGACCCTCGAAACCTACGGCGAGGAGCAGTTCATGCTCTGGCGCCGCTCGTACGACACGCCGCCGCCGGAAATCGAGCTTGGCAGCGAGTTCAGCCAGGACTCGGATCCGCGCTACGCCGACCTCGGTGACGACACGCCGCGCACCGAGTGCCTGAAGGACGTGGTCGCCCGGCTGCTGCCGTACTGGGAGTCGGCGATCCTGCCGGACCTGCGGTCCGGTCGCACGGTGTTGGTCGCCGCGCACGGGAACTCGCTGCGGGCGCTGGTGAAGCACTTGGACGGGATCTCCGACAGCGACATCGCGGGCCTGAATATCCCCACCGGAATCCCCCTGCGCTACGACCTCGACGCCGACTTCAAGCCCACCAACCCGGGCGGCACCTACCTCGACCCGGAGGCCGCCGCCACCGCTGCGGCAGCGGTCGCCAACCAAGGCCGCTGA
- a CDS encoding sensor histidine kinase: MTALGYTALIIAALLVGAAGGFVAARVTRRYRRTRPEGPTVAELLQRLVHTGDSGVVVLNKFGDVVLHNPRADELGLVRDHQADPRARKAAEQALLTGEPVPVDLSPLNRAGTALRGRGPAAVLGEVRPLGNGFAAVDAADESDSVRLEATRRDFVANVSHELKTPVGALALLAEAVLDAADDVEEVRRFSTKILHESTRLGTLVSELIALSRLQGAERLPELTTVDVDAVVEEALGRCRLAAESAGIEITLDEPTGYLLDGDRTLLVTALSNLIDNAVSYSPPGSPVSISRRLSSDFVEIAVTDRGIGIEPDFHERVFERFFRVDPARSRATGGTGLGLAIVKHVAANHGGEVKLWSRPGTGSTFTLRVPRHGGPNDGQPAAEPASSVDRAGSIARSGTESADGVITVETGGVR, translated from the coding sequence GTGACCGCATTGGGCTACACCGCCCTGATCATCGCCGCGCTCCTGGTGGGCGCAGCCGGCGGCTTCGTCGCAGCTCGGGTGACCCGGCGCTACCGCCGAACCAGGCCCGAAGGCCCCACCGTCGCCGAGCTGCTCCAGCGGCTGGTGCACACAGGGGACAGCGGCGTGGTGGTGCTCAACAAGTTCGGCGACGTGGTGCTGCACAACCCGCGGGCCGACGAACTCGGCCTCGTCCGGGACCATCAGGCCGACCCGCGCGCCCGCAAGGCCGCGGAACAGGCCCTGCTGACCGGTGAGCCGGTGCCCGTCGACCTCTCCCCGCTGAACCGCGCCGGCACGGCGCTGCGCGGTCGCGGCCCGGCCGCGGTGCTCGGCGAAGTTCGCCCGCTAGGAAACGGCTTCGCCGCCGTCGACGCCGCCGACGAGTCCGACTCGGTCCGCCTGGAAGCCACCCGCCGGGACTTCGTCGCGAACGTCAGCCACGAGCTCAAGACCCCGGTCGGGGCGCTCGCGTTGCTGGCCGAGGCGGTGCTGGACGCCGCCGATGACGTCGAAGAGGTGCGGCGGTTTTCCACCAAGATCCTGCACGAATCGACCCGGCTGGGAACTTTGGTCTCCGAGCTGATCGCGCTGTCCCGGCTGCAGGGCGCCGAGCGGTTGCCCGAGTTGACCACGGTCGACGTCGATGCCGTGGTGGAGGAGGCGCTAGGCCGCTGTCGGCTGGCCGCCGAGTCGGCGGGGATCGAGATCACCCTCGACGAGCCCACCGGCTACCTGCTGGACGGGGACCGGACGCTGCTGGTCACCGCGCTGAGCAACCTGATCGACAACGCGGTGTCGTATTCGCCGCCGGGCAGCCCGGTGTCGATAAGCCGGCGGTTGTCCAGCGACTTCGTGGAAATCGCGGTCACCGACCGGGGCATCGGGATCGAACCCGACTTCCACGAACGGGTGTTCGAGCGGTTCTTCCGGGTGGATCCGGCGCGGTCCCGCGCCACCGGTGGCACCGGTCTGGGGCTGGCCATCGTCAAGCACGTCGCTGCCAACCACGGTGGCGAAGTCAAGTTGTGGAGCCGTCCCGGCACCGGGTCCACTTTCACGCTTCGGGTGCCCCGGCATGGCGGCCCGAACGACGGCCAGCCGGCCGCAGAGCCGGCGTCATCAGTGGACCGCGCGGGCAGTATCGCCCGTTCCGGGACCGAGAGTGCGGACGGGGTCATAACCGTCGAAACGGGAGGAGTCCGGTGA
- a CDS encoding response regulator transcription factor, with protein sequence MTRVLIVEDEESFADPLAFLLRKEGFTAAVAANGPEALDEFDRNGADIVLLDLMLPGMSGTDVCKQLRQRSSVPVIMVTARDSEIDKVVGLELGADDYVTKPYSARELIARVRAVLRRRGEAEELQPQVLAAGPVRMDVERHVVTVDGADVNLPLKEFDLLEYLLRNVGRVLTRGQLIDRVWGADYVGDTKTLDVHVKRLRSKVEPDPTDPRYLITVRGLGYKFEA encoded by the coding sequence GTGACCAGGGTGCTGATCGTGGAGGACGAGGAGTCCTTCGCCGACCCACTTGCCTTCCTGCTTCGCAAGGAGGGCTTCACGGCGGCAGTCGCCGCGAACGGTCCGGAGGCGTTGGACGAGTTCGACCGAAACGGCGCGGACATCGTGCTGCTCGACCTGATGCTGCCGGGCATGAGCGGCACCGACGTGTGCAAGCAGCTGCGCCAGCGCTCGTCGGTCCCGGTGATCATGGTGACCGCGCGGGACAGCGAGATCGACAAGGTCGTGGGCCTGGAGCTCGGCGCTGACGACTACGTCACGAAGCCCTACTCGGCGCGGGAGCTGATCGCGCGGGTGCGCGCGGTCCTGCGGCGGCGGGGCGAGGCCGAGGAGTTGCAGCCGCAGGTGCTGGCGGCCGGGCCGGTGCGGATGGACGTGGAGCGCCACGTGGTGACCGTCGACGGTGCGGACGTCAACCTGCCGCTCAAGGAGTTCGACCTGCTGGAGTACCTGCTGCGCAACGTCGGCCGGGTGCTCACCCGCGGCCAGCTCATCGACCGGGTGTGGGGCGCGGACTACGTCGGCGACACCAAGACGCTGGACGTGCACGTCAAGCGGCTGCGCTCGAAGGTCGAGCCGGACCCGACGGACCCGCGCTACCTGATCACCGTCCGTGGCCTCGGGTACAAGTTCGAGGCGTGA
- a CDS encoding Ppx/GppA phosphatase family protein, producing MRLGVLDVGSNTVHLLVVDAHRGAHPTPMTSEKTVLRLAERIGAYGGRLAEEDAEELIRTVADAQEAAIAAGCEELMAFATSAIRDADNATEVLARVRAETGIELEVLPGEDEARFTFLAARRWYGWSAGNLLMLDIGGGSLELAVGIDEQPDLAVSLPLGAGRLARTMLHDPPRQDEVKKLREWLQGQLAPAAKRFRKLGRPDRAVASSKTFRSLARLTGAAPASAGPRVPRTLTETGLRQLLAFITRMSSSDLATLDGVSGARAHQLVGGALVAEATMRALELEELDICPWALREGVILRRLDHTNGDSHTAIQARTTLGLSEAGLPDPGLPDSGRAEAGPANGTGRQAQHGARWER from the coding sequence ATGCGCCTAGGGGTGCTCGACGTCGGATCCAACACGGTCCACCTCCTCGTGGTGGACGCGCATCGTGGTGCCCATCCGACCCCGATGACATCGGAGAAAACCGTGCTGCGGCTGGCCGAGCGGATCGGTGCGTACGGCGGCCGACTCGCCGAGGAGGACGCCGAGGAGCTCATCCGCACCGTCGCCGACGCACAGGAGGCGGCCATCGCGGCCGGGTGCGAGGAGCTGATGGCCTTCGCCACCTCGGCGATCCGCGACGCGGACAACGCCACCGAGGTGCTGGCTCGGGTGCGCGCCGAGACCGGCATCGAGCTGGAGGTGCTGCCGGGCGAGGACGAGGCCCGGTTCACCTTCCTGGCGGCCCGCCGCTGGTACGGCTGGTCGGCGGGCAACCTGCTGATGCTCGACATCGGCGGGGGTTCGCTGGAGCTGGCGGTGGGCATTGACGAGCAGCCCGACCTGGCGGTGTCGTTGCCGCTGGGTGCCGGGCGGCTGGCTCGCACGATGCTGCACGACCCGCCGAGGCAGGACGAGGTGAAGAAGCTGCGCGAATGGCTGCAGGGCCAGCTGGCACCCGCCGCCAAGCGGTTCCGCAAGCTGGGTCGCCCCGACCGTGCCGTGGCCAGCTCCAAGACGTTCCGCTCGCTGGCCCGGCTGACGGGTGCGGCACCGGCGTCGGCGGGGCCGCGGGTGCCGCGCACGCTCACCGAGACCGGCTTGCGGCAGCTGCTCGCGTTCATCACCCGCATGTCGTCGTCCGATCTGGCCACCCTCGACGGGGTCAGCGGCGCGCGAGCCCACCAGTTGGTCGGCGGGGCACTGGTGGCGGAGGCCACCATGCGCGCGCTGGAGCTGGAGGAACTCGACATCTGCCCGTGGGCGTTGCGGGAGGGCGTGATCTTGCGGCGGCTGGACCACACGAATGGAGACAGTCACACTGCCATTCAGGCCCGGACGACACTGGGGCTTTCGGAGGCAGGACTTCCGGATCCGGGTCTTCCGGATTCGGGACGCGCGGAGGCGGGGCCCGCGAACGGAACTGGACGACAGGCGCAGCACGGGGCACGGTGGGAGCGATGA
- a CDS encoding sugar phosphate isomerase/epimerase family protein produces the protein MTVQPPQREDVPGRIPVGLSSASVWPQPARTAFEMAADLGFDGVEVMVWADAVSQDVSALHRLSELHGVPILAVHAPCLLITQRVWSPEPEERLRRSVVVASELGASTVVVHPPFRWQRRYADRFGELVAELEETSGISIAVENMFPLRPPSTLNRLRGGKSSGLSAFKPSPDPTEVGFRNYTLDLSHAAAAHMDAIELLKRMKDGLAHVHLADGTGASRDEHLVPGQGSQPCAEVCEALAADGYEGAVVLEINTRKARNPQQRAALLAEALLFARLHLEPLRAT, from the coding sequence ATGACAGTGCAACCACCACAGCGCGAGGACGTCCCCGGCCGGATCCCGGTCGGGCTCTCCAGCGCGTCGGTTTGGCCGCAGCCGGCGCGGACGGCGTTCGAAATGGCCGCCGACCTCGGTTTCGACGGGGTCGAGGTGATGGTCTGGGCCGACGCGGTCAGCCAGGACGTATCGGCGCTGCATCGGCTTTCCGAGCTGCACGGCGTGCCGATCCTGGCGGTCCACGCGCCCTGCCTGCTGATCACGCAGCGGGTCTGGTCGCCGGAGCCGGAGGAGCGACTACGGCGGTCCGTGGTGGTGGCCAGCGAGCTGGGCGCTTCAACGGTCGTCGTGCACCCGCCGTTTCGGTGGCAGCGCCGCTACGCCGACCGGTTCGGCGAGTTGGTCGCGGAGCTGGAGGAGACCAGCGGGATCTCGATCGCGGTGGAGAACATGTTCCCGCTGCGCCCGCCGAGCACGCTGAACCGGCTGCGCGGCGGCAAGAGCAGCGGGTTGTCGGCATTCAAGCCCTCACCGGATCCGACGGAGGTCGGCTTCCGCAACTACACGCTCGACCTGTCGCACGCGGCTGCGGCGCACATGGACGCCATCGAGCTGCTGAAGCGGATGAAGGACGGCCTGGCACACGTGCACCTGGCCGACGGGACCGGAGCGTCGCGGGACGAGCACTTGGTGCCGGGGCAGGGCAGCCAGCCGTGCGCGGAGGTGTGCGAGGCACTGGCCGCGGACGGGTACGAGGGCGCCGTCGTGCTGGAGATCAACACGCGCAAGGCGCGCAATCCCCAGCAGCGTGCGGCATTGCTGGCCGAAGCCCTGCTGTTCGCCCGCCTGCACCTGGAACCGCTGCGAGCCACCTGA
- a CDS encoding thioesterase family protein, with amino-acid sequence MTEVLDPFAAATSVRSLGDGSFVANLHPEWAVGDRPHGGYLLALLARALGDVTGLEPLSVSAQFLRPPRVGPVLIRTEVLKSGSTLTSVRALLEQSGQTCVDATAALGKVPAVEPTWSDLPDMPVNPPSTSVDLAVTEAWKFFALSRVCDMRLDANTADFLNGDTGEPRLRLWVKPREAQPDLLFGLVAGDLTVPVTMNLGRSGWAPTVQLTALLRSHPANGWLRLLVDCRAVHDKWFDEDVMVIDSVGRLICQARQLAIAP; translated from the coding sequence GTGACCGAGGTCCTGGATCCTTTCGCGGCGGCCACTTCGGTGCGATCGCTGGGCGACGGTAGCTTCGTCGCCAACCTTCATCCCGAATGGGCAGTCGGAGACCGTCCGCACGGCGGCTACCTGCTCGCGTTGCTGGCCCGGGCCCTCGGTGACGTGACCGGGCTGGAGCCGCTGTCGGTCAGCGCGCAGTTCCTCCGCCCGCCCCGGGTCGGCCCGGTGCTGATCCGGACCGAGGTGCTCAAGTCCGGCAGCACGCTGACCTCGGTCCGCGCGCTGCTGGAGCAGAGCGGCCAGACCTGTGTGGATGCCACCGCCGCCCTCGGCAAGGTGCCCGCGGTGGAGCCCACGTGGTCGGATCTGCCCGACATGCCGGTGAATCCGCCGTCGACCTCGGTCGACCTCGCCGTGACGGAGGCCTGGAAGTTCTTCGCGCTGTCGCGGGTCTGCGACATGCGGTTGGACGCGAATACGGCGGATTTCCTCAATGGCGACACCGGTGAGCCGCGGCTGCGCCTGTGGGTCAAGCCCCGGGAGGCGCAGCCGGATCTGCTGTTCGGCCTGGTCGCCGGGGATCTGACGGTGCCAGTGACGATGAACCTCGGCCGGAGCGGCTGGGCTCCGACGGTGCAGCTCACCGCCCTGCTGCGGTCGCATCCGGCGAACGGCTGGCTGCGGCTGCTGGTTGACTGCCGCGCCGTGCACGACAAGTGGTTCGACGAGGACGTCATGGTGATCGACTCGGTCGGCCGCCTGATCTGCCAGGCTCGGCAACTCGCCATCGCCCCCTGA